In one window of Henckelia pumila isolate YLH828 chromosome 1, ASM3356847v2, whole genome shotgun sequence DNA:
- the LOC140874922 gene encoding putative cyclin-A3-1: MADQENCVRVTRLAAKRRAAAGSIEEGSEKKRVVLGEIQNVAPSRNVGVKSDVGDGKKVKGPKLNAKKRKVSLRTSESAKEEFDSGIDVVGGCDDPMMCGAYVSDIYGYLHNMEMEPKRRPLSDYIEKIQKDVTANMRGVLIDWLVEVVEEYKLLSDTLYLTVSYIDRFLSSNAINRQKLQLLGVSSMLIASKYEEISPPHVEDFCYITDNTYTKEDVVKMESDVLKSLKFEMGNPTVKTFLRRFTRMAQKDDEGFSLQLEFLGYYLSELSLLDYGCVKFLPSMVAASVTFLSRFILHPKQHPWTLALECQSGYKAADLRECVCILHDLQSSRTLSSLVAVREKYKQHKFKCVSALSSPSEIPESYFECFKVDS, encoded by the exons ATGGCGGACCAAGAAAACTGCGTCAGAGTAACGCGCTTGGCTGCCAAGAGGAGAGCAGCTGCAGGGTCCATCGAGGAAGGGAGCGAGAAGAAGAGGGTGGTGTTGGGTGAGATTCAGAATGTCGCGCCTTCTCGAAATGTGGGAGTGAAATCTGATGTTGGAGATGGGAAGAAAGTAAAGGGGCCTAAATTGAATGCGAAGAAACGGAAAGTGAGTTTGAGGACAAGTGAGAGTGCGAAAGAGGAATTTGATTCTGGGATCGATGTGGTTGGGGGATGTGACGATCCTATGATGTGCGGGGCTTATGTTTCTGATATATATGGATATCTGCACAATATGGAG ATGGAGCCCAAGAGAAGGCCACTGTCAGATTACATAGAAAAAATCCAGAAGGATGTCACAGCAAACATGAGAGGGGTCTTAATAGATTGGTTGGTCGAGGTTGTGGAGGAGTACAAGCTTCTTTCCGACACATTGTATTTGACGGTTTCCTACATTGACAGATTCCTTTCTTCAAATGCCATTAATAGGCaaaaacttcaacttcttggtGTTTCCTCAATGCTCATTGCCTC GAAATACGAGGAGATTAGTCCTCCACATGTGGAAGATTTTTGTTACATCACTGATAACACATACACCAAGGAAGACGTGGTAAAGATGGAGAGTGATGTGCTTAAATCCCTAAAATTTGAAATGGGCAATCCCACCGTGAAAACATTCCTTAG AAGATTCACAAGGATGGCTCAAAAAGATGATGAG GGGTTTAGTTTACAATTGGAGTTCTTGGGGTATTACCTATCTGAGTTAAGTTTACTGGATTATGGATGTGTTAAATTCTTGCCTTCCATGGTGGCCGCCTCGGTCACATTCCTTTCAAGATTTATCCTACATCCTAAGCAACATCCTTGG ACTTTGGCTCTTGAATGTCAATCCGGATACAAAGCAGCAGATTTAAGAGAATGTGTTTGCATCCTTCACGACTTGCAATCAAGTAGAACATTGAGTTCTTTGGTTGCAGTGAGGGAGAAATACAAGCAACACAAG TTCAAATGCGTGTCAGCTCTTTCTTCGCCTTCAGAAATACCGGAGTCTTATTTCGAATGCTTCAAAGTTGACTCATAA
- the LOC140875393 gene encoding cytochrome P450 81Q32-like encodes MEPNLCCIILVIILASLLASKPFLLLRKQRQNRPPSPFSLPLIGHLHLVKEPMNRTLEALSAKYGDIMQLQLGVRRVLVLTSPSAVEECFTKNDIVFANRPSTLSTKHFSYNNTTISIAPYGEHWRNLRRIAALEIFSPARIAVFAKTRKRELDLLLGELQRDSKLGGGGWTRVDLKSKFIELSFNVLSMTMAGKRYYGENVGDTEEARRVRFIMREMLEHSGNTNLGDLLPFLQWVDFQGLEKRFANLMGKLDRFLQDLVNERREMASKEKEECGGSHESLEKTMIGHLLSLQESDQAEYYTDELIKGIILVLLVAGTDTMSISMEWAMALLLNHPESIKKIRSEIEANVPKDRQLDEQDLPKLTYLQNVITETLRLYPPVPFLIPHESSEDCVVGGYDISKGTMLLVNLWAIHRDPRSWEDPTKFIPERHETGRKQDAGFMLPFGAGRRKCPGGGIATRVLGLTLGAMIQAFEWERVDGEPVDMTEGTGFSIPKVKALEAVCKPREATMEYSFI; translated from the exons ATGGAACCAAATTTGTGTTGCATCATCCTTGTGATCATATTAGCTTCCCTTTTAGCATCAAAACCTTTTCTTCTTCTCAGAAAACAAAGACAAAATCGACCCCCAAGCCCATTTTCACTGCCACTCATAGGCCATCTCCACCTCGTCAAAGAGCCAATGAACCGCACCCTGGAAGCTCTCTCCGCCAAGTATGGCGACATCATGCAGCTCCAGCTGGGCGTGCGCAGAGTCCTGGTTCTCACCTCTCCATCCGCCGTCGAAGAATGTTTCACCAAGAACGACATAGTTTTCGCCAACCGCCCTTCCACCCTTTCCACCAAACACTTCAGCTACAACAACACCACCATCAGCATCGCCCCCTACGGAGAGCATTGGCGGAACCTCCGGCGTATCGCTGCGCTGGAGATCTTCTCCCCGGCTAGAATCGCCGTGTTCGCGAAAACCCGGAAAAGGGAACTCGATCTGCTTCTCGGAGAGCTTCAGCGTGATTCAAAGCTCGGGGGTGGAGGGTGGACGAGGGTGGATTTGAAGTCGAAGTTCATCGAGCTCTCTTTCAACGTGCTTTCCATGACCATGGCTGGGAAGAGATACTACGGAGAGAATGTGGGGGATACGGAAGAGGCGAGGAGGGTGAGGTTCATAATGAGGGAGATGCTGGAGCACAGTGGGAACACCAACTTGGGTGATCTTCTGCCATTTCTGCAGTGGGTGGATTTCCAGGGTTTGGAGAAGAGGTTCGCGAATCTGATGGGGAAACTGGACAGGTTCTTGCAAGATCTAGTGAATGAGCGGAGGGAAATGGCGTCGAAGGAGAAGGAGGAGTGTGGTGGAAGCCATGAGAGCTTGGAGAAGACGATGATCGGTCACTTGCTGTCGCTGCAAGAAAGTGATCAGGCGGAGTATTATACAGACGAGCTTATTAAAGGGATTATACTT GTGTTATTGGTGGCGGGAACAGATACAATGTCCATAAGCATGGAATGGGCAATGGCACTACTACTTAACCATCCCGAATCAATCAAGAAAATCAGATCAGAAATCGAAGCCAATGTCCCAAAGGATCGACAGTTAGACGAGCAAGACCTACCAAAACTAACCTATCTACAAAATGTAATAACCGAGACGTTGCGCCTATATCCACCCGTGCCATTTCTCATACCTCACGAATCCTCCGAAGATTGTGTAGTTGGTGGCTACGACATATCAAAGGGCACCATGTTGTTAGTGAACTTATGGGCCATTCATAGGGATCCAAGATCGTGGGAGGATCCCACCAAGTTCATCCCCGAAAGGCACGAAACAGGCCGGAAGCAAGATGCAGGGTTCATGCTGCCTTTTGGAGCCGGACGTCGTAAATGCCCCGGTGGAGGTATTGCCACCAGGGTTCTCGGGTTGACCCTAGGGGCGATGATCCAGGCTTTCGAGTGGGAGAGGGTCGACGGGGAGCCGGTGGACATGACAGAAGGCACCGGCTTTAGTATACCGAAAGTTAAGGCCTTGGAAGCTGTATGCAAGCCCAGGGAGGCCACAATGGAGTACTCTTTCATTTAG